From the Streptomyces nodosus genome, the window TGCTGCTGCTCGCGGCGGGGGCGCTCTTTGTCGCGGTGCTCTTCGGGGCGTATGTGCGACGGGACGCCGACGGTGCGGAGACGGCGGACGCCGGTGGTGAGGCCGGTGTCCCGGACGCCGGGGCGAGCGGGTCCCCCGCATCCCCTGGCACGGGTGATGCGGCGGAGCCGGACTCCACGAGTGCAGCGGATACCGCGAATGCCGCGGACGCCGCGGATCTCGCGGCCGAGAAGAGGGACCTCACCTTCGGGCTCGCCATCGGCGGGGCCGTCGTGGCGGCGGGCCTGGCGGCGACCTGGGCGATGGCCGAACACGCCTCGACCGGAATCCAGACCGGCCTCGCGATGCCGGTCGACATCCTGCATCTGCTGTCCGTCGCCGTCTGGCTGGGCGGCCTCGCGGCCCTGCTCGTCGCGCTGTACCGGGCACCCTCGATCGAGGCGGCGGCCGTACGGCGTTTCTCGCGCATCGCCTTCGGCAGCGTCCTGACGCTGGCCGCGACCGGGATCTATCAGTCCTGGCGGCAGCTCGGATCGTGGTCGGCGCTGACCGGGACGACCTATGGACAACTGCTGCTGTCGAAGGTCGGTCTGATCGCCGTCGTCATCGGTATCGCCTGGGGCTCACGACGCTGGACGGCACGGCTGGCGGACACACCGGCCGAGGCGGCGAACGCGCATGCCTCGACGCACGGTACGCAGTCCACGGTGACGGCGAGGACCACGACCGAGGGCACCGGAGCCGGCCGTGCCGAAGACCCCGAGACGGCCTCCGGGACGGCCTCCGGGACGGCCTCCGAAGCGGGGGAAGGCCCGGATACCCCGGAGGACGGCGAGAAGCCGAAGGTCTCCGGTCGCGGTGCCGGCTCCGGACGCGGGTCCGACGGTCCGTCCGACCCTTCGGAGCGCGCCGCCCAGCTGGCCCGGCAACGGGCCGCGATGGCCACCGCGCGGGCCAGGCGGATCCGCGACGCCGATCCGGTCCGTTCGGGACTACGCCGCTCCGTGCTCGCCGAGGCGGCCGTCGCCCTCGTGGTGCTGGCCGTCACCACCGCACTGACGACCACCGAACCGGGGCGCACGGCGGAGGCGGCCAGGGCCGCCACCTCCTCCTCGGCCCGGCAGAGCGAACCGCTGTCGTTGAAGATCCCCTTCGACACCGGCGGCCAGGACGGCAAGGGCACCGCACAGCTCACCCTCGAACCGGCCCGTGTCGGCAGCAATGCGATGCACATCCTTGTGACGCGACCGGACGACAAGGCCTTCGACGTCCCCGAGGTGAAGGTCGCCTTCACCCTCTCGGCCAAGAGCATCGGCCCGCTGTCCGTCGATCCCGAGCGCATCGCCACCGGACACTGGGCGGCGAACGGCGTGCAGATTCCCATGGCGGGCGACTGGAAGATCTCGGTGACCGTGCGGACGTCCGACATCGACCAGGTGACCGTGACCAAGAACGCGAAGATCGGCTGAATCACACCATGGCTGACCAGTCCACACCGGAGGCACCCGCCGAGGGGACCTCTTCCCAGCTGAAGAAGGCCGTGATCTCCCGGCGACGGCTCCTGGGTACCGCGGGTGCCACCGGACTCGCGCTGGGCACGGTGGGCGGGGCCGCCGGATACGCCGCGGCATCCACGGAGAAGCCCACCCCCCTGGCCTCACTGGGGGCGGACCGGGCGATGTTTCACGGGAAACATCAGCCCGGTATCACCGACGCCCTCCAGGCCCGTGGTCACCTCGTCGCCTTCGATCTGGCGGCGGGTGCGGGACGCAAGGAGGCTGCCGCACTGCTGCGCCGCTGGTCGACGACCGCCGCGCGGCTGATGGCCGGCGAGGCAGCCACCCATGACGACACCGGTGTCGCCCGTGACGCCGGTCCGTCGTCCCTGACGATCACCTTCGGCTTCGGCAACGGCTTCTTCTCCCGAACCGGACTGGAGAAGCAGCGGCCGTCGGCCCTGGACCCGCTGCCCGACTTCTCTTCCGACCACCTCGACCCGTCCCGCAGCAACGGCGATCTCTGGGTGCAGATCGGCGCCAATGACGCCCTGGTCGCCTTCCATGCCCTGCGCACCCTGCAGAAGGAGACGGGCGGCGCCGCACGGCTGCGTTGGCAGATGAACGGCTTCAATCGCTCGCCGGGCGCGACCGAGCGCCCCATGACGGCCCGCAATCTGATGGGCCAGATCGATGGCACCCGCAATCCGCAGCCGGCCGACACCGACTTCGACCAGCGCATCTTTGTGCCCGCCTCCGGAGACCCGGCATGGATGGCGAACGGCTCCTACGCCGTCGTACGCCGTATCCGCATGCTTCTGGACGACTGGGAGAAGCTCTCGGCCAAGGCCCAGGAGGAGGTGATCGGACGCCGCAAGGCCGACGGGGCACCGCTCAGCGGGGGTACCGAGACGACCGCCATGGACCTGGACAAGACCGGTGCCGACGGCTCCCCGGTCGTGCCCATGAACGCACATGCCCGTATCTCCCGCCCCGACCAGAACGGGGGCGCCGCGATGCTGCGCCGTCCGTTCTCCTTCCACGACGGTTTCGATGCGGACGGGACACCCGACGCGGGCCTGCTGTTCGTCTGCTGGCAGGCGGACCCGGTGCGGGGCTTCGTCCCCGTGCAGCGCAAGCTCGACCGGGGGGACGCCCTGTCGTCGTACATCCGGCATGAGGCCAGCGGCCTGTTCGCCGTGCCGGGCGGCGCCGCGGAGGGCGAGTATGTGGGGCAGCGTCTGCTGGAGGGGTGATCCGCGGGTCGTCCCGGTGCGGGGCCTCGGGCAGGGGGCCGTCGCCGCCGGTGCGAACCGTGTGCGGCCGGGCGCTGCCCATTAGGGTGAGGTCATGCCTGCCAGCTATGCGTATCTCGGTCCTGAGGGCACCTTCACCGAGGTCGCCCTGCGTACGCTGCCCGAGGCCGCGACCCGGGAACTCGTCCCGATGGTGTCGGTCCCGGCGGCCCTCGACGCCGTCCGCAGCGGTGAGGCGGAGGCCGCCTTCGTGCCGATCGAGAACTCGGTGGAGGGCGGGATCACCACCACTCTCGACGAGCTGGTCGCGGGCGAACCGCTGATGATCTACCGCGAGGTACTGCTCTCGATCACCTTCGCGCTGCTGGTCCGGCCCGGTACGACGCTCTCCGAGATCAAGACGGTCACCGCACACCCGGCCGCACAGCCGCAGGTGCGCAACTGGCTCAAGACCCATCTCCCGGACGCCCTCTGGGAGTCCGCCGCGTCGAACGCGGACGGTGCCCGTCTCGTCCAGGAGGGACGCTACGACGCCGCGTTCGCGGGTGAGTTCGCGGCCGCGCGTTACGGTCTGGAGGCGCTGGAGACCGGCATCCATGACGCGGAGAACGCGCAGACCCGATTTGTGCTGGTCGGCCGGCCGGCCCGGCCGGCGGCGCCGACGGGCGCGGACAAGACGTCCATCGTGCTGTGGCAGCGCGACGACCACCCCGGTGGACTGCGCGATCTCCTGGGCGAGTTCGCGGTGCGGGGCGTCAACCTGATGTTGCTGCAGTCCCGCCCGACCGGTGCGGGCATCGGCAACTACTGCTTCTGCATCGACGCCGAGGGCCATATCTCGGACCGCCGGGTGGCCGAGGCGCTGATGGGGCTCAAGCGGATCTGTCTCCAGGTGCGCTTCCTCGGCTCGTATCCCCGTGCGGACATCAAGAAGGACGACCTGACCGCCCCGCCGGCGGGGACATCGGACGGCGAGTTCATGGCGGCGGCGGACTGGGTGGCACGCTGCCAGGACGGCCGGTTCTAGGCTGTCGGCACCACGGTGTCCGGTCCTACCTGCAGATTTTCGCTATCCACAGAAGTTATCCACAGGTGGGCATCTCGATCTGGGGACAAGTCGACAACGTCGCATCACGGAGTCGACAAATCCTTCCTCGGCTCCCCGCCCGTCCACCACCCCTTCCCTTGTCGTTGTCCACCTGTTTCTTTCGATCAACCCTTTAGGGCGACCCTTTTACGCCCGAAAGGGTCGCAGATTCGGGTTTGAGCCCGGAATTCTGCCTCCCGAGCCCACCTTCCGGAACGATCACTTCCGTAGTCCACAGATCTTTCGCACAGCCTGTGGATAACCACCCGCCTCTTGGGGATGCCTGTGGACAAGCGCGCTCCAAATCCCGTTCTCCACAAGGAAGTCAGGTCAACGCCCCAAGGCCCGAGTGACCACTTTCGGGGCCCGACACCACTTTCCTTGACACGCGCCGTAATGACCCCATAACGGATCATGGGTCATGGATCCGAATACAGGGTCGTGAGCCGGAACTCCGCACCGGTAGCCTTGAGGGGTGATTGACCTTCGCCAGCTCCGTGAGGACCCCGATCGTGTACGCGCCTCCCAGCGCGCCCGTGGTGAGGACGTCGAGCTCGTCGACGCCCTCCTCTCCGCCGACGAGCGGCGCAGGTCGTCCGGCGTCCGCTTCGACGAGCTCCGTTCCGAGCAGAAGGCGCTCGGCAAGCTGATCCCCAAGGCCTCCGGCGACGAGAAGGCCGAGCTGCTGGAGAAGGCGAGCCGGCTCGCCGCCGACGTCAAGGCCGCCGACGCCGAGCAGCACGAGGCCGAGGAGGAGACCAAGCAGCTCCTGGGCAAGCTCGGCAACCTCGTGCACCCCGACGTCCCGGTCGGCGGCGAGGAAGACTTCGTCGTCCTGGAGACCCACGGCACCATCCGCGACTTCGGCGCCGAGGGCTTCGAGCCCAAGGACCACCTGGAGCTCGGCGAGGGACTCGGCGCGATCGACGTCGAGCGCGCCGCCAAGGTCTCCGGCTCGCGCTTCTACTACCTCACGGGCGTCGGCGCCCTGCTGGAGCTGGCGCTCGTCAACGCGGCGATCGCGCAGGCCCAGGAGGCCGGGTTCACCCCGATGCTGACGCCGGCCCTGGTCCGCCCCCGCGCCATGGAGGGCACCGGCTTCCTCGGCCAGGCCGCGGAGAACGTGTACCACCTGGAGAAGGACGACTTCTATCTGGTCGGCACCTCCGAGGTCCCGCTCGCGGCGTACCACATGGACGAGATCATCGACGCGGAGAAGCTGCCGCTGCGCTACGCGGGCTTCTCGCCCTGCTTCCGCCGCGAGGCCGGCACCTATGGGAAGGACACCCGGGGCATCTTCCGCGTCCACCAGTTCGACAAGGTCGAGATGTTCTCGTTCGTCGACCCCGAGGACGCCGAGAACGAGCACAAGCGGCTCCTGAACTGGGAGAGGCAGTGGCTGACCGCCCTGGAGCTGCCGTTCCAGGTCATCGACGTGGCCACGGGCGACCTGGGCTCTTCGGCCTCACGGAAGTACGACTGTGAGGCGTGGATCCCCACCCAGGGCAAGTACCGCGAACTGACCTCCACCTCGAACTGCGACTCCTTCCAGGCCCGCCGGCTCTCGGTGCGCATGCGGAACGGCAAGAAGGTGCAGCCGCTGGCGACGCTGAACGGCACGCTGTGCGCCGTACCGCGCACCATCGTGGCGATCCTGGAGAACCACCAGCTGGCCGACGGCTCCGTACGGGTGCCGGAGATCCTGCGTCCGTACCTGGGCGGCCGGGAGCTGCTGGAGCCCGTGGCCAAGTGAGCACGGCCGAACCCGCCGGTTTTCCGTACGGACTGATCGCGACCGACCTCGACGGGACGCTTCTGCGTCCCGACCACACGGTCTCGGAACGTACGCGTGAGGCACTCGCCGCGGCCGCCGCGGCGGGTGCCGCACATATCGTCGTCACCGGGCGTGCGGTCCCCTGGACCCAGCACATCCTGGACGATCTCGACTATCGGGGCCTCGCGGTGTGCGGCCAGGGAGCACAGCTGTACGACGCGGGGGAGCGACGGCTTCTGACGTCGGTGACCCTGGACCGGCAGACAGCGACCCTCGCGCTGGCGAAGATCGAGGCCGAGGTCGGCCCGCTGATGCTGGCGGTGAGCCGCGACGGACTGGACGGGGAGGTCCTGGTCACCCCGGGCTATCGGGTCCATGAGGGACCGCTGCCGTACCAGCCGGTCCACGACCCGGCGGAGCTGTGGTCGGCGCCGCTGAACAAGGTGTACATCCAGCACCCGAGGCTGAGCGACGACGCGTTGGCCGAGGCCGCACGGCAGTCCGCCGACGGACTGATCGGTGTGACCATGGCGGGCGAGGGGATCGTGGAACTTCTCCCCCTGGGCCTGTCCAAGGCGACGGGGCTGTCGCTGGCGGCCCGCCGTCTGGGGATCAAGGCCGCGGACACGATCGCCTTCGGTGACATGCCGAACGACATACCGATGTTCGCGTGGGCGGGGCACGGCGTGGCCATGGCCGATGCCCACGAGGAACTCAGGGCCGTCGCGGACGAGGTGACCCTCTCCAACGAGGAGGACGGCATCGCGGTGGTGCTGGAGCGACTGCTGGGATAGACACCCGAGGGAAACGCTCGGGTCTTCGCGGAGGATGCGCGGATCGAACGCGCGCGGGCTTTCCAGCCCGACCACGGCTTAGCAAGCCGGTGCCTTACCACTCGGCCAATCCTCCGGGTGGGCGGCCCGCGCGATATGCATCGCGCGCTCGAAGCGGCCGCCCCGGGCAGCTCCCGTGCGGCGGGGTTCTACGGAGGGATACCTACTCCGGAACCCGTCGCGGGCTGCCCTGTCGGGAGCTCGACGAACTGCCGTGCATGGGCATCGCCCAGCTCCTCTCCCAGAAGGTGGCGCCGACTCGCTCCGGCGTCGTGGACACCACCACTGTGCCGGGCGCTCGCTTCGGACGCCACCGAATAAAACCGGAGAGCCGAGCGGCTGAATCCGGAGAGCCGAGCGGCGTGCGGAACCCGCTAGCGGCGACGCCACCTGCGGCGCCGCGCTTTGCTGAAGAACCAGCCGGCAGGCGGTTCGTCGGACCGCCAGGGCTGGGGATCGGGCGCTTCGCGGCGCCACCGTGCGGCCAGCATCCGGGCGCGTCCCGAGGGCTCGATGCTCACCGCGGACCGTATGAAGTCCTCGTCGAGCACGACGCCGTCCCAGTCGTCCCCGTTCCCGCCCGTGTCGTCGCCGTCTCCGCGTGGTGCCTCCGCTGCCATCCCCGGTCCTTCCCGCAAACCGCGTACACCCCCTTTGCCCAAGTGTGCCCGGGCGGGTGTGAAGCCACTGTCAAAAACGCATTCGGAAAACGCAAGAGAACGCAAGAAGAAGAGCGGGGAAAACCCTCGGGGCCGGGCGGAGGCTCCGCCCGGCCCCGAGGGCGGGTCCCCTTACTCCTCGGCCGCCGGCGACAGCGTCCGCAGCTTCTGTCCCGCGTACCAGGTGGCGGCCACGGTCACCACGACCAGCAGCACGGTCGCGGTGGTCAGGCCCACGTCCGAGGTGACCAGCGTGCTGTCGGAGACCTTGTGGGCCACCGCGAGCGCCCACTGCTGAACGCTGAGCGTCCGCGCCCCGGCCACCAGCGAGCCGAAGAGCGACTCCCAGATCAGCGCATAGACCAGGCCGAAGACCACCGCATGCCGGCTCACCGTGCCGAGCAGCAGGAACAGCGCGGCGTAGGCGATGGAGGCGACCAGCGCGGCAACCGTGTACGCGACGGCGATCTGCTGTCCGTTGCCGTTGAGGATCATCCCCGCGATGAAGGTCGGAAGTGCCGAGAACGCCATGGTGACGGCGATCGCGACGATCAGCTTGGTGAAGATGATCGTGGACCGTTTCACCGGCTTGGCCAGCAGATACACCACCGAGCCATCGTCGATCTCGGGTCCGATCGCGCCGGTGCCGGCGATCACACCGATGATCGGCACCATGGGGGCGAGGGCCAGGCTGCCGAGGACGTCGTTGGCCACCTGATCGTCGGCGCCGGTCAGCACCCGGACGACCACGGAGATCACGATCAGCAGAGCGGGCAGCGCGCCGAGGATCAGGGCCCGGCGCCGGCCGAGCAGGCCCCGGTAGGTGAGCCGGGCGACTGTGGGGTCGTACATCTTTCGGCCTCCTACGCCGCGACGAGATACGAGAAGACGGACTCGAGGGACTCGTCGGACGGCGAGACCGTGAGCAGCCGGATGCCCTGTTCGCGGGCCACCCTCGGCAGCAGGGCCGTGAACCGGGCGAAGTCGACCGCCTGGATGCGCAGGGCGCCCTCGGCGAGATCGACTTCGATGCCGGACGTCGACGGGTCGGCGATCAGCGCGGCGGCCAGTGCCCGGTCGTCGCTGGAGCGGACCAGGTAGCGGTGCGGGCGGTCGGTCATCAGACGGCGGATCTTGCGGAAGTCACCGCTCGCCGCGTGCCGGCCGGCGACGATCACCTCGATGTGGGAGGCGAGTTGCTCGACCTCCTCGAGAATGTGGGACGAGAACAGCACCGTGCGGCCCTCCGCGCCCATCCGCCTCAGCAGCTCCATCAGCTGCATCCGCTGGCGCGGGTCCATTCCGTTGAAGGGCTCGTCCAGCAGCAGCAGGGACGGGTCGTGCACCAGGGCGGACGCCATCTTCACCCGCTGCCGCATGCCCTTGGAGTAGGTGGAGACCTTGCGGTCCTGCGCGTACTCCATCTCGACCGTGGCGAGGGCGCGTTGTGCGGCCTTCGCGCCCAGCCCGTGCAACTCCGCGTTGGCGAGGACGAATTCGCGGCCGGTGAGGAAGTCGTACATCGCCTCGCGCTCGGGGACGACGCCGATCTGCCGGTAGATCTGCTCGTTGCGCCACACCGGCTGTCCGTCGAGGGTGACGGAGCCGTGGGAGGGGGCCAGGAAGCCGCCCATCATATGGATGAGGGTGGACTTCCCGGCGCCGTTGGGGCCCAGCAGACCGGTGACACCGGGGCCGACGGTCATGGTGATGTCGTTGACGGCGACCACGTTGCCGAACCAGCGCGAGACGTGGTCGATGGAGAGAGTGCTCATGGACGCGGCCGTTCCTCGAAGGCGTGGTGGCGGGCGGCGGGCGGGAAGGTCACGCTCCCACCTTTCGGTAGCGGCGCAGCAGCAGGCCGTAGCAGCCCGCGACGAGTCCCAGGACGACCAGCAGGAAGAGGACTCCCTGCCCGGCCGAGGGACCGTGCCCTCCGGGGTAGGAGGAGGACGCGCCGAGGAAGGCGGTCCCCACACCGTCGATGAGCGTGACGGGGGAGAACAGCCCCGCCCAGATCGCGGTGAGGGTGTTGCCGGAGTGCACGGCCGCGATGGCCTGGATGGTGGAGACGGCTCCGTAGGAGATCGTCAGCACGGCGATGACGGCCGCGATGCCGAAGCCGCGCCGGGGCGTGGCCGCCGCGATGACCAGGCTGATCCCGGAGAACAACAGCGAGAGCAGGGCCACGGAGACCAGTCCCTCGGCGAAGCCCTTCGTCTGGTGGGAGAAGTCCAGCTTGGCGAGGAGCGCGCCCACATACAGGACCAGCAGGGGCGCGGCCGTCAGGATGAACAGCGCCGAAGCCAGGGACGCGTACTTGGCGCGGACATAGTCGCCGGTCTCGATGGGGCGGGAGAAGTACAGCGGCATGGTCTTGAAGCGCAGGTCACGGGAGACCGACTGGGGTGCCTGGGAGGCGACGTACAGGCCGATCAGGCCCTGCATGATGATCGCGTACTTGGTGTACTCGATGGGCAGGTCCTTGGCCTTGGTGGTGACCGCGACCGCCACCATGATCAGTGCCGGGAGGCACATCACCACGAACAGCAGCATCGGCAGCACCTTGGACTTCACCGAGCGGCCGAGGCCGTAGGCGCCGCGCAGGGACTGCGAGTACAGGGACCGGCGGGCGTAGGCACGGCCCAGGCGCGGGCCGTCGTACGAGCGGTAGCCGATGTTGTGGATCCGGGTCTGCTCGGCCTCACGGGCCGTGGGCTGATCAACCGCCATGGCCGACCGCCTCCTTCCGCTGTGCGGTGCCGTCCGGCTGCGCCGCGTCGTCGCGCTGTGCGTCGTCGTCCTTGAAGACCTCCGCGATGTGGTGCCTGCGCTGCTCCATGCGGACCAGTCCGAGGCCCAGCTCGGCGACGACGTCCCGGACCAGGTCGTAGGTCTCCTCGCCCGTCGAGGTGAGCAGCAGGATGTGACCGGCGCCCGGCAGTCCGCTGCCGTCCTGCGCGGTCACCCCGCGCTCCTGGAGCGCCTCGCGCATCGCGCGGGTGCCGTCCGGGTGCTCATCGGTGTCGGTGACCTCGATCGCGAGGGTCGTGGTGGTCTGGGTGAAGTCCCGGGTGGAGCTGGAGCGCAGCAGCTTGCCGCCGTCGACCACCACGACATGGTCGCAGGTGCGTTCCAGCTCGCCCAGCAGATGGGAGGTGACCAGGACCGAGATGCCGAAGTCGGTGTAGACCCGGCGGATCAGGCCGAGCATCTCGTCGCGGCCGACCGGGTCGAGGCCGTTGGTCGGCTCGTCCAGGAAGACCAGCTGCGGATCGTGGACCAGGGCCTGGGCGAGCTTCACCCGCTGTTTCATACCGGTCGAGTAGCCGCCGATGGGCCGGTAGCGCTCCTCGTACAGACCGACATGGCGCAGGGTGTCCGCGGTGCGCTCCCGGGCGGCCGTCGGCGGCAGACCGGCCATGCGCGCCATATGGACGACGAACTCCGTGGCCGACACATCGGGCGGCAGGCAGTCGTGCTCAGGCATGTACCCGACGCGCTCACGGATGGCGCCACCCCTGGTGGCGACGTCGAGTCCGAGCACTTCGGCGCGGCCCTCGGTGGCGGGGGACAGACCCAGCAGGATCTTGATCAGTGTGGACTTGCCGGCTCCGTTGGCGCCGACCAAACCCGTCACACCGGGTCCGACGTCCATGGAGAGCCGGTCAAGTGCGGTCACCCTGGGGAACCGCTTGCTCAGGCTTTCGGTCACGATCACAGTCACGTCGACGACGGTAGTGACGGGGGCCACGCACGTCATCAGACCGCAGAGCCGTGTTGGCCTCCCCCTCCAGTCGTACAGGACCCTAGGGGTCGCCCGCCTTGAGGGCTACCGCCTCCTGGGTTTTCCACAGGCCCGGGCAGCGCCGTTGACGTCGGCGGCGGGCAGCTGCGAGATTCGCCGTGTCACCTTACGGACACGTACCGCAGTCGGTGCGAACGGACGGGGCCGCGAACGGATCGGGCGGAGGACGCATGACTCTCACAGGGGCGCGCGAGCGCCGGGTGCGCACGGGCGGGGTCGAGCTGTGCGTCGCCGAGCTGGGTGACCCCGAGCAGCCCACGGTGGTGCTGGTGCACGGCTATCCCGACAGCAAGGAGGTGTGGTCGGAGGTGGCCGGCCGCCTCGCCGGGCGGTTCCATGTGGTGTCGTACGACGTCCGCGGCCACGGCCGGTCGACGGCTCCCGAGCCGCTGCGCGGCGGCTTCACCCTGGAGAAGCTCACGGACGACTTCCTGGCGGTGGTGGACACCGTCAGCCCGGACCGGCCGGTGCATCTGGTGGGGCACGACTGGGGTTCCGTGCAGTCCTGGGAATTCGTCACCGTCAAGCGCACCGAGGGCCGGATCGCGTCCTTCACCTCGATGTCCGGGCCGTCCCTCGACCACTTCGGACACTGGATCAAGCAGCGGGTGAGCCGTCCCACTCCGCGCCGGGTGGGTCAACTGCTCGGTCAGGGCGCCAAGTCCTGGTATGTGTACCTGCTGCACACACCCGTGCTGCCGGAGCTGGCCTGGCGCGGACCGCTCGGCAGACGGTGGCCGGGGATCCTCCGGCGCATGGAGAAGGTGCCCGGCGATGACTATCCGACCCCGTCCCTACCCGCCGACGCGGCCCATGGCGCCTGGCTGTACCGCGACAACATACGGTCCCGGCTGAGGCATCCGCGCGCCGACGCCCGTGCGCACGCGCCCGTGCAGCTGATCACCCCCGTCGAGGACGTGTTCCTCTCGCCGCGGCTCTACGACGATCTGGAGCGGTGGGCGCCTGGGGCGATCCGCAGGACGCTGCCCGCCGGGCACTGGATCCCGCGCACCCGTCCCGATCAACTGGCTGACTGGATCACCGAGTTCGTGACCTCCGTCGAGGACGAGAGGCCGGTCCCGGTGGCGAGCGGGCGCCACGCGGACCGCTTCGGCGGACAGCTCGTCCTGGTCACCGGTGCGGGCAGCGGTATCGGGCGAGCCGCGGCGTGCGCCTTCGGCGAGGCCGGCGCGCGGGTGGTGGCCGTCGACCGGGACACCGAGAGTGCCGTCCGCACGGCGGAGCTCGCCCGGCTGAGCGGCGCCCGGCGGGCCTGGGCCGAGACGGCCGATGTCTCCGACGAACGGTCCATGGAGAAGCTCGCCGAGAGGGTCGGCGAGGCATACGGCGTGGTGGACGTCCTGGTGAACAACGCCGGGATCGGTCTGTCCGGTTCGTTCTTCGCCACGACCACCG encodes:
- a CDS encoding ABC transporter ATP-binding protein; this translates as MIVTESLSKRFPRVTALDRLSMDVGPGVTGLVGANGAGKSTLIKILLGLSPATEGRAEVLGLDVATRGGAIRERVGYMPEHDCLPPDVSATEFVVHMARMAGLPPTAARERTADTLRHVGLYEERYRPIGGYSTGMKQRVKLAQALVHDPQLVFLDEPTNGLDPVGRDEMLGLIRRVYTDFGISVLVTSHLLGELERTCDHVVVVDGGKLLRSSSTRDFTQTTTTLAIEVTDTDEHPDGTRAMREALQERGVTAQDGSGLPGAGHILLLTSTGEETYDLVRDVVAELGLGLVRMEQRRHHIAEVFKDDDAQRDDAAQPDGTAQRKEAVGHGG
- a CDS encoding SDR family oxidoreductase, which produces MTLTGARERRVRTGGVELCVAELGDPEQPTVVLVHGYPDSKEVWSEVAGRLAGRFHVVSYDVRGHGRSTAPEPLRGGFTLEKLTDDFLAVVDTVSPDRPVHLVGHDWGSVQSWEFVTVKRTEGRIASFTSMSGPSLDHFGHWIKQRVSRPTPRRVGQLLGQGAKSWYVYLLHTPVLPELAWRGPLGRRWPGILRRMEKVPGDDYPTPSLPADAAHGAWLYRDNIRSRLRHPRADARAHAPVQLITPVEDVFLSPRLYDDLERWAPGAIRRTLPAGHWIPRTRPDQLADWITEFVTSVEDERPVPVASGRHADRFGGQLVLVTGAGSGIGRAAACAFGEAGARVVAVDRDTESAVRTAELARLSGARRAWAETADVSDERSMEKLAERVGEAYGVVDVLVNNAGIGLSGSFFATTTDDWREVLDVNLWGVIHGCRLFGRLMAERGQGGHIVNIASAAAYQPSKALPAYSTSKAAVLMLSECLRAELAGQGIGVSAVCPGFVHTNITSTARFVGVDAAEEQRRRGRATRWYGLRGYPPEKVAAAILRAVVRDQAVVHITPEARGARLLSRFAPGALRAIARLDPPL